The following proteins are co-located in the Tamandua tetradactyla isolate mTamTet1 chromosome 21, mTamTet1.pri, whole genome shotgun sequence genome:
- the GRAMD2B gene encoding GRAM domain-containing protein 2B isoform X2 gives MTELQQDVEDAKPAKVLGRREHKVGSGHSEAENGVEEKRKACRSPTVQSPTLSSEAESPDQKRIICLRSKSSFDGASLVSDKNDCKAESKNDSKTERKKSSSSSQYKANMHFHKLFLNVPTEEPLRQSFTCALQKEILYQGKLFVSENWICFYSKVFGKDTKISIPAFSVTLIKKTKTALLVPNALIIATVTDRYIFVSLLSRDSTYKLLKSVCGHLDNTSVGNSPNPSSAENSFRADCPSSLPLDFNDEFSDLDGVVRERRQDMEGYSSSGSQTPESENSRDFHVADSHPVLNVSKGDTKPARADAQVSRVPEGKAKSLPAHGQSETIGILHKVKSQKCPTLQHILIFYAIVVCALVISTFYMRYRINTLEEQLGSLTSIVDTHSSEQAAGSTLGSQVQLNVEVLCQELTVNIMKLEKIQNNLQKLLENGD, from the exons ctCCGAGGCTGAGAATGGtgtggaggagaaaaggaaggccTGCAGGTCACCAACAGTCCAGTCTCCAACCCTGTCCAGCGAGGCTGAGTCTCCAGACCAGAAAAGAATCATTTGCCTGCG gtCAAAATCCAGTTTTGATGGTGCCTCTTTAGTCAGTGATAAGAATGACTGTaaagcagaaagcaaaaatgaCTCCAAAACTGAACGGAAAAAGTCTTCGTCTTCCAGCCAG TACAAGGCAAATATGCACTTTCACAAGTTGTTTCTCAATGTCCCAACGGAGGAACCACTGAGGCAAA GCTTTACATGTGCTCTTCAGAAAGAAATACTGTACCAAGGAAAGCTCTTTGTATCAGAAAACtggatttgtttttattccaagGTCTTTGGAAAAGACACTAAG ATCTCAATTCCGGCTTTCTCGGTAACCCtaataaagaaaaccaaaactgCCCTTCTGGTGCCAAATGCCCTGATTATAGCAACGGTCACAGACAGG tacATATTTGTCTCCCTACTCTCCAGAGATTCAACTTACAAGCTACTAAAGTCTGTGTGTGGACACTTAGAT aATACAAGCGTTGGCAACAGTCCTAATCCATCTTCTGCTGAAAACAGTTTCCGGGCAGATTGTCCTTCATCTCTTCCTCTG GATTTTAATGATGAATTCTCAGATCTGGATGGAGTGGTCCGAGAAAGAAGGCAAGACATGGAAGGATACAGCAGTTCTGGTTCTCAGACTCCCGAATCTGAGAACTCTCGAG ATTTCCACGTGGCAGACTCCCACCCAGTTTTGAATGTCTCCAAGGGAGACACTAAACCAGCTCGGGCAGATGCCCAGGTGAGCAGAGTGCCCGAAGGAAAAGCCAAGAGCCTCCCTGCACACG GTCAGTCAGAAACCATTGGAATCTTACACAAAGTAAAGTCTCAGAAATGTCCAACTCTCCAGCACATCCTTATATTCTATGCAATTGT CGTCTGTGCACTGGTCATCTCCACATTCTACATGAGGTATAGAATTAATACTCTGGAGGAGCAGCTGGGATCGTTAACCTCCATTGTGGACACCCACAGTTCTGA ACAGGCCGCTGGATCCACCCTGGGGTCACAAGTACAGTTAAATGTGGAGGTCCTGTGCCAAGAGCTTACAGTTAACATAATGAAATTGGAAAAG ATACAAAACAACTTACAAAAGCTGCTTGAGAACGGTGACTGA